A region of Halarcobacter mediterraneus DNA encodes the following proteins:
- a CDS encoding PDZ domain-containing protein has product MNINYNKVFTFSKPLFILLLISYFISMLFFIFLPKSSIEFEASNVNTLTYNEYKGFYSQSSNINLENRTKKQVGNIKKLSDYRLKAIYAKEDLSGWIIVENIKSNDSLILEQDSKLDNYILKKLYKNYVVFLRDEVEYKLVIPEDSSIKYEMQRMNNNIKEKVIVNGNKVKLERSYLNQYVTNIEKVWNNIAISDYKINGKLDGFIVNKINKSSVFAKLGLKKGDIIKSVNGNKLKSYADAFKVYNNINKIDYLSLEIQRNKELMEISYEID; this is encoded by the coding sequence ATGAATATAAATTATAATAAAGTTTTCACTTTTTCAAAACCTTTATTTATTTTATTGTTAATAAGCTATTTCATTTCAATGCTTTTTTTTATTTTTCTACCTAAAAGTAGTATTGAGTTTGAAGCAAGTAATGTAAATACTTTAACTTATAATGAATATAAAGGCTTTTATTCACAAAGTTCAAATATAAATTTGGAAAATAGAACAAAAAAACAAGTAGGAAATATAAAAAAATTATCTGATTATAGATTAAAAGCAATTTATGCAAAAGAGGATTTAAGTGGTTGGATAATTGTTGAAAATATAAAAAGTAATGATAGTCTTATTTTAGAACAGGATTCAAAATTAGATAATTATATTTTAAAAAAACTTTATAAAAATTATGTAGTCTTTTTAAGAGATGAAGTAGAGTATAAACTTGTTATTCCTGAAGATTCTAGTATTAAATATGAAATGCAAAGAATGAATAATAATATAAAAGAAAAAGTAATAGTAAATGGAAATAAAGTAAAACTTGAGAGAAGTTACTTAAATCAATATGTAACAAATATTGAAAAAGTTTGGAATAATATAGCTATCTCAGACTATAAAATAAATGGAAAACTTGATGGATTTATAGTAAATAAAATAAATAAAAGCTCTGTCTTTGCTAAATTAGGTTTAAAAAAAGGGGATATTATTAAAAGTGTAAATGGAAATAAACTTAAGTCATATGCAGATGCTTTTAAAGTTTATAATAATATTAATAAAATTGATTATTTAAGTTTAGAAATACAAAGAAATAAAGAATTGATGGAGATATCATATGAAATTGATTAA
- the gspD gene encoding type II secretion system secretin GspD, producing MKLIKVFASLILLVSISYASEEKISVNFKDLQIMQLVKLTSKIIDKNILLTDKIQGKVDFISNKPVTKKELIDILIFVLESKGFTLIQNDNILRIVKLNESAKQNVPVVTNNTKDKYNQMVTQIVSVRNVNVDYTASKVRHLISKNAKLVTNKDSNTLVITDFLNNIQTIKKVVNSMSYGAKKNMDTIVLQNISAVEAKKNLDAIAKSLYDVKVETQKIDIVANKDNNSLVFVGNKKNINYLKNYIKKIDTNDSLIKRVIEVYPLKNVEAVNVIKIIDGIIGKKKYIDENDKPLSSVDEESNSIVIMGPSSEVEYIKILLAQLDKEKAQVYVKARIIELNDNKLDEIGVKYGIFGGNAGSDGLATFSSTLNGGSSIASIPQGFELDIPELSSGLALGASISLLNSDGALDIVSEPSVLAIDNKESSIYVGETISIKTSSTTTDGGNTNDNYQREDVGLTLKVKPRISNDNKVTLEINTILEDVKTTATNSGNADTSKKEVITSAIVNNGESVIIGGLIQDKEEETEDKIPLLGDIPLLGYAFKNTNTNIAKKSLVVIVTPYIVPKSKDLTFVRNQLAKLKALEDRFLEKSLIRLKEEQIKKIQEKRKFKERMKELDEELGNKEKRYVKEDNDELTPSQVQHQKILKEQFGM from the coding sequence ATGAAATTGATTAAAGTTTTTGCAAGTTTAATTTTACTTGTTAGTATAAGTTATGCAAGTGAAGAAAAAATAAGTGTAAATTTTAAAGATTTGCAAATAATGCAGTTAGTTAAATTAACTTCTAAAATTATAGATAAAAATATTTTGCTTACAGATAAAATACAAGGAAAAGTTGATTTTATTTCAAATAAACCAGTTACAAAAAAAGAATTAATAGATATTTTGATTTTTGTTTTAGAGTCAAAAGGTTTTACCTTAATTCAAAATGATAATATATTAAGAATAGTAAAACTAAATGAAAGTGCAAAACAAAATGTTCCTGTAGTTACTAATAATACAAAAGATAAATATAATCAAATGGTAACTCAAATAGTTTCAGTTAGAAATGTAAATGTAGATTATACAGCTTCAAAAGTTAGGCATCTAATTTCTAAGAATGCAAAACTGGTTACAAATAAAGATTCGAATACTCTTGTAATAACAGACTTTTTAAATAATATTCAAACTATAAAAAAAGTAGTAAATTCTATGAGTTATGGTGCCAAAAAAAATATGGATACAATAGTTTTACAAAATATTTCAGCAGTAGAAGCTAAAAAAAATTTAGATGCAATTGCAAAATCTTTATATGATGTGAAAGTTGAAACACAAAAAATTGATATTGTTGCAAACAAAGATAATAATTCTTTAGTTTTTGTAGGAAATAAAAAAAATATAAATTATTTAAAAAACTATATAAAAAAGATTGATACAAATGATTCTTTAATAAAAAGAGTTATTGAAGTTTATCCTTTGAAAAATGTTGAAGCAGTAAATGTTATAAAAATTATTGATGGAATAATTGGAAAGAAAAAATATATAGATGAAAATGATAAGCCTTTATCATCTGTTGATGAGGAGTCAAACTCTATAGTAATAATGGGACCAAGTTCAGAAGTAGAATATATAAAGATTTTATTGGCTCAACTTGATAAAGAAAAAGCACAAGTTTATGTAAAAGCAAGAATTATTGAACTTAATGATAATAAATTAGATGAAATAGGTGTTAAATATGGTATTTTTGGAGGAAATGCTGGAAGTGATGGTTTGGCAACATTTTCTTCAACTTTAAATGGTGGTTCATCAATTGCAAGTATTCCACAGGGGTTTGAACTGGATATTCCAGAACTTAGTTCAGGATTAGCTTTAGGTGCATCAATTTCTTTATTAAATAGTGATGGAGCTTTAGATATTGTTTCTGAACCTTCAGTTTTAGCAATTGACAATAAAGAAAGTTCTATTTATGTAGGGGAGACTATTTCTATTAAAACTTCATCTACTACAACAGATGGTGGAAATACAAATGATAATTATCAAAGAGAAGATGTAGGACTTACTTTAAAAGTAAAACCAAGAATTTCAAATGATAATAAAGTAACTTTAGAAATAAATACTATTTTAGAAGATGTAAAAACAACTGCAACAAATAGTGGAAATGCAGACACTTCAAAAAAAGAAGTAATAACATCAGCTATTGTAAATAATGGTGAATCTGTAATCATAGGTGGATTAATTCAAGATAAAGAAGAAGAAACAGAAGATAAAATCCCTCTTTTAGGGGATATTCCTCTTTTAGGATATGCTTTTAAGAATACAAATACAAATATAGCTAAAAAAAGTCTTGTAGTAATAGTGACTCCTTATATAGTTCCTAAATCAAAAGATTTAACTTTTGTAAGAAATCAATTAGCAAAACTAAAAGCTTTAGAAGATAGATTTTTAGAAAAATCACTAATTAGATTAAAAGAAGAACAAATAAAAAAAATACAAGAAAAGAGAAAGTTTAAAGAAAGAATGAAAGAACTTGACGAGGAATTAGGAAATAAAGAAAAAAGATATGTTAAAGAAGATAATGATGAATTAACACCAAGTCAAGTACAACATCAAAAGATTCTTAAAGAACAGTTTGGAATGTAA
- a CDS encoding GspE/PulE family protein has protein sequence MQINEIHNTKLLPYEEIKNYEVALKNFVLFTQINDEIVIAINKEHMSLSLDYLSKCNLEYEIIFLDEISYEKLYNKFLEIKTDKEMSAIQQEQEDAILEEEDFSVSEFLKVGSDILTSEESAPIIKFVNSLFYQAIKKKSSDIHIEMHEQKAEVRYRVDGVLVKHIELDKNIMSLVISRIKVISNLDISEKRVPQDGRTQIKIAGKTLDIRVSILPTFYGERVVMRILMQSDELLSLSELGFAKHITEELSTLVENSYGMILVTGPTGSGKSTTLHSLLHQVVSEEKNIITVEDPVEYKSNEFSQIQVNEKVGLTFASGLRSILRQDPDIIMLGEIRDKQTASTSVQAALTGHLLFSTLHTNRAPAAITRLIDMGVEKFLISSSLLAVLAQRLVRKLCDDCKCEDESTASHEVFGLSKDDKIYKSVGCKSCNYTGYAGRVAIGELFVIDEEIKEYLKGDVDDNTLMKLATKNGMKPIFEQIKQMVKEGKTSVDEAIRIGIK, from the coding sequence ATGCAAATAAATGAAATCCACAACACTAAATTACTCCCTTATGAAGAGATAAAAAACTATGAAGTTGCTTTAAAAAATTTTGTTCTTTTTACTCAGATAAATGATGAAATAGTAATAGCAATAAATAAAGAACATATGAGTTTGTCTTTAGATTATTTATCAAAATGTAATTTAGAGTATGAAATTATATTTTTAGATGAAATCTCTTATGAAAAGCTTTATAATAAGTTTTTAGAAATAAAAACTGATAAAGAAATGAGTGCAATTCAACAAGAACAAGAAGATGCAATTTTAGAAGAAGAGGATTTTTCAGTAAGTGAATTTTTAAAAGTAGGAAGTGATATCCTAACTTCAGAAGAATCAGCACCTATTATCAAGTTTGTAAATTCACTTTTTTATCAAGCAATTAAGAAAAAATCTTCAGATATACATATAGAAATGCATGAGCAAAAAGCAGAAGTTAGATATAGAGTTGATGGAGTTTTAGTAAAACATATAGAACTTGATAAAAATATTATGTCTTTGGTGATTTCAAGAATTAAAGTTATTTCAAACCTTGATATTAGTGAAAAAAGAGTACCTCAAGATGGAAGAACTCAAATTAAAATTGCAGGAAAAACTTTAGATATTAGGGTTTCTATTTTACCTACTTTTTATGGAGAAAGAGTAGTTATGAGAATTTTAATGCAAAGTGATGAGCTTTTAAGTTTATCTGAGCTTGGTTTTGCAAAACATATTACAGAGGAACTTAGTACATTAGTAGAAAACTCATATGGAATGATATTAGTAACTGGACCAACAGGAAGTGGTAAATCAACAACTTTACACTCATTATTACATCAAGTAGTTAGTGAAGAAAAAAATATTATTACAGTAGAAGACCCTGTTGAATATAAATCAAATGAATTTTCTCAAATACAAGTAAATGAAAAAGTAGGTTTAACTTTTGCATCAGGACTTAGGTCAATTTTAAGACAAGATCCAGATATTATAATGTTAGGTGAAATTAGGGATAAGCAAACAGCTTCTACTTCAGTTCAAGCAGCATTAACAGGACACTTGCTTTTTTCAACACTTCATACAAATAGGGCCCCTGCAGCAATTACTAGACTTATTGATATGGGAGTAGAGAAATTTTTAATTTCTTCTTCTTTATTAGCTGTGCTTGCTCAAAGATTAGTTAGAAAGCTTTGTGATGATTGTAAATGTGAAGATGAATCTACAGCTTCCCATGAAGTATTTGGCTTATCTAAAGATGACAAAATATACAAAAGTGTAGGATGTAAATCTTGTAATTACACTGGATACGCAGGAAGAGTTGCTATTGGAGAACTTTTTGTAATTGATGAAGAAATAAAAGAGTATTTAAAAGGTGATGTTGATGATAATACTTTAATGAAACTTGCCACAAAAAATGGAATGAAACCAATATTTGAACAAATAAAACAAATGGTAAAAGAAGGTAAAACTTCTGTTGATGAGGCAATAAGAATAGGTATAAAATAG
- a CDS encoding PulJ/GspJ family protein: MKKAFTLLEVVISVTIFLIILTVLYKVLDDTKSMNKNIGKYLQQDINTNELYKILVEDIAEAKEDTIKLQQVKDENYLITFESFNTYHNAFYTNITYLLSKENNLIRVESKNKFERNKINENFFETSYIDIVQKNVKKFQVFKKADKILFSITLKNNKRELFTTFIMGN; this comes from the coding sequence TTGAAAAAAGCATTTACTCTTTTAGAAGTTGTTATTTCAGTTACTATATTTTTGATTATTTTAACTGTATTGTATAAAGTATTAGATGATACAAAATCAATGAATAAAAATATTGGTAAATACTTACAGCAGGATATAAATACTAATGAACTTTATAAAATTTTAGTAGAAGATATTGCAGAAGCTAAAGAAGATACTATAAAACTACAACAAGTTAAAGATGAAAACTATCTTATAACTTTTGAGTCTTTTAATACTTATCACAATGCCTTTTATACAAATATAACTTACCTTTTATCAAAAGAGAATAATCTTATAAGAGTAGAAAGTAAAAATAAATTTGAAAGAAATAAAATAAATGAAAACTTCTTTGAGACTTCTTATATAGATATTGTGCAAAAAAATGTTAAAAAGTTTCAAGTTTTTAAAAAAGCTGATAAAATATTATTTTCAATAACATTAAAGAATAATAAAAGAGAACTTTTTACAACATTTATAATGGGGAACTAA
- a CDS encoding globin domain-containing protein, with protein sequence MQYNITPAQIGTRPQVSLPNPKILEALGEEGMRKMVSDHYDLLKQSNIRGLFPPTEEGFEMAKKHSADFFIQICGGPRYFDMSRGAPRMVARHMPFAITQEARRIWLESYIMVLNTLELDEELKQSFWNYIDIFSIWMMNTNDEK encoded by the coding sequence ATGCAATATAATATAACTCCTGCTCAAATAGGAACTAGACCTCAAGTTTCTTTACCAAATCCAAAAATACTAGAAGCTTTAGGTGAAGAAGGTATGAGAAAAATGGTTTCAGACCATTATGATTTATTAAAACAAAGTAATATTAGAGGACTTTTCCCTCCAACTGAGGAGGGTTTTGAAATGGCAAAAAAACATTCTGCTGATTTCTTTATTCAAATTTGTGGAGGACCTAGATATTTTGATATGAGTAGAGGTGCTCCAAGAATGGTTGCTAGACATATGCCTTTTGCAATTACACAAGAAGCTAGAAGAATTTGGTTAGAATCATATATTATGGTTTTAAATACTCTTGAATTAGACGAAGAGCTTAAACAATCTTTTTGGAACTATATTGATATATTTTCAATTTGGATGATGAATACTAATGATGAAAAATAA
- a CDS encoding fibrobacter succinogenes major paralogous domain-containing protein yields MKKIKYYSLVSFFTLGLVLSGCQESSDSDKTAIVHNGTEYKVITSPITGKQWLDRNLGATSVCTKSRDEFKSDKEYIADQGACFGDLYQWGRLKDGHEKINSDSSKNLRADDITNAGNSFITVTSSPYDWTSLDSNGNLRKTQWSKTDGSSVCPIGFRVPTIQELRSETVDYYKKIDEEVGAVKVINRDTAFRNFLKMPTTGYRNGRHAGLSYQGAYGHIWSTSVNANRSVYLNFTKKDAGEYKMFRETGFSVRCIKG; encoded by the coding sequence TTGAAAAAAATAAAATACTATAGTTTAGTTTCATTTTTTACTTTAGGTTTAGTATTAAGTGGTTGTCAAGAATCAAGTGATTCAGATAAAACAGCAATAGTTCACAATGGAACTGAGTATAAAGTGATAACTTCTCCAATTACTGGAAAACAATGGTTAGATAGAAATTTAGGTGCTACTTCTGTATGTACTAAATCAAGAGATGAGTTCAAATCTGATAAAGAATATATTGCAGACCAAGGAGCTTGTTTTGGTGATTTATATCAATGGGGAAGATTAAAAGATGGACATGAAAAAATCAATAGTGATTCATCAAAAAACTTAAGGGCAGATGATATAACAAATGCTGGGAATAGTTTTATTACAGTGACTTCTAGTCCTTATGATTGGACTAGTCTTGATAGTAATGGTAATTTAAGAAAAACTCAATGGAGTAAAACTGATGGAAGTTCAGTTTGTCCGATAGGTTTTAGAGTACCAACAATTCAAGAATTAAGATCTGAAACAGTAGATTATTATAAAAAAATAGATGAAGAAGTAGGTGCAGTAAAGGTCATAAATAGAGATACAGCTTTTAGAAACTTTTTAAAAATGCCAACAACAGGTTATAGAAATGGAAGACATGCAGGATTAAGTTATCAAGGTGCTTATGGTCATATTTGGTCAACTTCCGTAAATGCAAATAGGTCTGTTTATTTAAATTTTACAAAAAAAGATGCAGGTGAATATAAAATGTTTAGAGAAACAGGTTTTTCAGTTAGATGTATTAAAGGTTAA
- the ciaB gene encoding invasion protein CiaB: MTDKFLNDLIKLYEYLDLQKNNTNKLITYLEDEEYDKLTIIDEFAKTLNLELDSNLRLALVTRLVNLRDDSLVQVLKKIGKNEKEIIDLQEKAYCFVRDFWHEKHKNTIDYIKHNNLLTPFYQEIFTGVYNVGLKMSSWQSSWTAHIINGVNKELLNMFDGNETKVFEYLKKHKLFDLGHNNIEADRSYSALVKEKDTYKSKAYIDSFKKQTTEVVDALENFEQRLIELEDEEFGQKWDYILYIQSLIKAFSENKTHLLVEKWADVDRAWMKIKSPVQIGHPLEYYEDHFRKAVALEWDIRLTNPHFAQNDHRVNKIKSAFAKIFDNIEQSDEYKATYDFSLKSLDKVQLYIGRPALFFGAEFNGLFSAQVVPNDEIVSKEEGKKIFAFSDEILQISRAKPFLKLSQEIFGQKLLTKDREFLFNETDKWHQVYDISTIGHEYGHILWCDDETETLMNETGNFKNIEEFKATTGGLISFFLDTQNDEKELEEQVLIDLVKRAVGLIGWMEVDEVQPYYCEGLIHLSGLFTVGILDFENEKLNIDLSVCKIEELKQWYEKTYTDLAKHYLDKKDATQFLERFAKKESKYFMPSDSKIKAFVEFYFNRYKEIGQELDKEDKKSNYIK, encoded by the coding sequence ATGACTGATAAATTTTTAAATGATTTAATAAAACTATATGAATATTTAGATTTACAAAAAAACAATACTAATAAATTAATAACATATTTAGAAGATGAAGAATATGACAAACTAACAATTATTGATGAGTTTGCTAAAACTTTAAATTTAGAACTTGATTCAAACTTAAGACTTGCACTTGTAACAAGACTTGTAAACTTAAGAGATGATTCTTTAGTTCAGGTACTTAAAAAAATAGGTAAAAATGAAAAAGAGATTATAGATTTACAAGAAAAAGCTTATTGTTTTGTAAGAGATTTTTGGCATGAAAAGCATAAAAATACAATTGATTATATAAAACATAATAATCTTTTAACACCTTTTTACCAAGAAATTTTTACAGGTGTTTATAATGTTGGTCTTAAAATGTCATCTTGGCAAAGTTCATGGACTGCACATATTATAAATGGTGTAAATAAAGAGCTTTTAAATATGTTTGATGGAAATGAAACAAAAGTTTTTGAATATCTAAAAAAACATAAACTATTTGATTTAGGGCATAATAACATTGAAGCAGATAGATCTTATTCTGCACTTGTAAAAGAAAAGGATACCTATAAAAGTAAAGCATATATTGATAGCTTCAAAAAACAAACAACAGAAGTTGTTGATGCTTTAGAAAACTTTGAACAAAGATTAATAGAACTAGAAGATGAAGAATTTGGTCAAAAATGGGATTATATTCTTTATATTCAATCACTTATAAAAGCCTTTTCTGAAAATAAAACCCATCTTCTTGTTGAGAAATGGGCTGATGTAGATAGAGCTTGGATGAAAATCAAATCTCCAGTTCAAATAGGACATCCTTTAGAATACTATGAAGATCATTTTAGAAAAGCAGTTGCATTAGAATGGGATATTAGACTTACAAATCCACATTTTGCACAAAATGACCACAGAGTAAATAAAATCAAATCTGCCTTTGCAAAAATTTTTGATAATATTGAACAAAGTGATGAATATAAAGCAACTTATGACTTTTCACTAAAATCACTTGATAAGGTTCAATTATATATTGGAAGACCTGCACTGTTTTTTGGGGCTGAATTTAATGGACTTTTTTCAGCACAAGTTGTACCAAATGATGAAATAGTATCAAAAGAAGAAGGTAAAAAGATATTTGCATTTTCAGATGAGATATTGCAAATATCAAGAGCTAAACCATTTTTAAAACTAAGTCAAGAGATTTTTGGGCAAAAACTTCTTACAAAAGATAGAGAATTTTTATTTAATGAAACTGATAAATGGCATCAAGTTTATGATATAAGTACAATTGGACATGAATATGGACATATTTTATGGTGTGATGATGAAACAGAAACTCTCATGAATGAAACAGGAAACTTTAAAAACATAGAAGAGTTTAAAGCTACAACTGGTGGACTTATTTCATTTTTCTTAGATACTCAAAACGATGAAAAAGAGTTAGAAGAACAAGTTTTAATAGACCTAGTTAAAAGAGCTGTAGGACTTATAGGCTGGATGGAAGTTGATGAAGTACAACCATATTATTGTGAAGGTTTAATTCACTTATCAGGTTTATTTACAGTTGGTATCTTAGATTTTGAAAATGAAAAATTAAATATTGACCTATCTGTTTGTAAAATAGAAGAGTTAAAGCAATGGTATGAAAAAACATATACAGATTTAGCAAAACACTATTTAGATAAAAAAGATGCCACACAGTTTTTAGAAAGATTTGCTAAAAAAGAGTCAAAATACTTTATGCCTAGTGATTCAAAAATCAAAGCTTTTGTAGAGTTTTACTTCAATAGATATAAAGAAATAGGACAAGAATTAGACAAAGAAGATAAAAAGTCTAACTATATAAAATAA
- a CDS encoding RES domain-containing protein, translating into MEYFCSECFNDSNIIAYIKEYGEKIIEENYICRCGADEPLYKIEKDSIKDFIESTISKLYHLDEFAYHIANREAEKENDFIRNYAPLYSLEEICGELFDEDTNTLLEIIKKSLHYSEVANGENEFIFNNKDTEHWLSNCYDDNYNFYSLSKWEKFCENVKHKARYFDHKDFSVSNTLNEFKEFFQKLKCFKDYDIFRARKIKNLAKKIEIENNPACELGKSPIKFAQNNRFSPIGISYGYFALEKETAIKEIRTNDKNEIAIGKFKIDKNLKLLNLCKSNMGSKINIFHESFDISMHCQKKFVLEFLEDISKPIDKKDKLLDYVPTQIMAEYIWHLGYDGFLYDSSQNSDGTNLLIFENNYKYLDYEIIKK; encoded by the coding sequence ATGGAATATTTTTGTTCAGAATGTTTTAATGATTCAAATATAATTGCATATATAAAAGAATACGGTGAAAAAATAATTGAAGAAAACTATATTTGCAGATGTGGTGCAGATGAACCTTTATATAAAATAGAAAAAGATTCTATTAAAGATTTTATTGAATCTACTATAAGTAAATTGTATCATTTGGACGAATTCGCTTATCATATAGCAAATAGAGAGGCTGAAAAAGAAAATGATTTTATAAGAAATTATGCTCCTTTATATTCTTTAGAAGAAATCTGTGGAGAATTATTTGATGAAGATACAAATACTTTACTTGAAATAATTAAAAAATCTTTACATTATTCTGAAGTTGCGAATGGAGAAAATGAATTCATATTTAATAATAAAGATACTGAACATTGGTTAAGTAATTGTTATGATGATAATTATAATTTTTACTCTTTATCAAAATGGGAAAAATTTTGTGAAAATGTAAAGCATAAAGCAAGATATTTTGACCATAAAGATTTTAGTGTCTCAAATACTCTTAATGAATTTAAAGAGTTCTTTCAAAAATTAAAATGTTTTAAAGATTATGATATTTTTAGGGCAAGAAAAATAAAGAATTTAGCAAAAAAGATTGAGATAGAGAATAATCCTGCTTGTGAGTTAGGGAAAAGCCCGATTAAATTTGCTCAAAATAATCGTTTTAGTCCTATTGGTATTTCTTATGGTTATTTTGCATTAGAAAAAGAAACTGCAATAAAAGAGATTAGAACAAATGATAAAAATGAAATTGCTATTGGTAAATTTAAAATAGACAAAAACCTAAAATTATTAAATTTGTGTAAATCAAATATGGGTTCAAAAATAAACATATTTCATGAAAGTTTTGATATTTCAATGCATTGTCAAAAAAAATTTGTATTAGAATTTTTAGAAGACATATCAAAACCAATAGATAAAAAAGATAAATTATTAGACTATGTTCCAACCCAAATAATGGCTGAATATATTTGGCATTTAGGATATGATGGTTTTTTATATGATAGTAGCCAAAATTCTGATGGAACTAATTTGCTTATCTTTGAAAATAATTATAAATATCTAGATTATGAAATAATTAAGAAATAA